A genomic segment from Actinomadura hallensis encodes:
- a CDS encoding acyl-CoA dehydrogenase family protein encodes MASYLTEPFDRLPFGGADKARRYATERYQGAVGRNWYDCDPTLRFLMRRHLGDGFGWAEPRLREMGALMGGPIAERAEETDRNPPRLEKYDRWGRDISEVVMPPSFEAARRDIVATSFTRPDFVAEARRNGVDPAPLGVAWSYLLDQADIGMACALGTGGDMVVGLTEMFAPDDVKARVRELFAAGEMSGEAAQLLTERSGGSDLGALESTASRDGDAWRLNGLKWFASNANGSAFVVLAKSEGAADGVRGIAPFLVLKERRDGSRNGVRIRRLKDKLGTRSVASAEIEFTDAEAFLLAPPSSAGQGGDGRGLARMMELTNGARLGIAMMGLGCARRSLVESLCYAGAREAFGAPLAEQPLMRRKLAEMIVETEAVQALVFDGYLGRPRLRVGAALIKLRAARLGVTAASDAIEIHGGNGYIEQWPVARILRDAQVNPIWEGGDNILCLDVRRAIERQDAHEPFLDRLTEAVRQAPPGDDATAELVGERIGHLREAIETWRKLDRTVAEARLFPLAQYMADVYAAALLLEQAGWERGDSGGDRKALVARLYARARLADPGPLRGIDGPAEELERFEELVDGAFAAG; translated from the coding sequence ATGGCGTCCTATCTGACCGAGCCGTTCGACCGGCTCCCGTTCGGCGGCGCCGACAAGGCCCGCCGCTACGCGACCGAGCGCTACCAGGGGGCCGTGGGCCGCAACTGGTACGACTGCGACCCGACGCTCCGGTTCCTCATGCGCCGGCACCTCGGCGACGGGTTCGGCTGGGCCGAGCCGAGACTGCGGGAGATGGGCGCGCTCATGGGCGGGCCGATCGCCGAGCGCGCCGAGGAGACCGACCGCAACCCGCCCCGGCTGGAGAAGTACGACCGGTGGGGCCGCGACATCAGCGAGGTCGTCATGCCGCCGTCGTTCGAGGCGGCGCGGAGGGACATCGTGGCGACGTCCTTCACGCGGCCCGACTTCGTCGCGGAGGCCCGGCGGAACGGCGTCGACCCGGCCCCGCTGGGCGTCGCGTGGAGCTACCTGCTCGACCAGGCCGACATCGGCATGGCGTGCGCGCTGGGCACCGGCGGCGACATGGTCGTGGGCCTGACCGAGATGTTCGCGCCCGACGACGTGAAGGCGCGCGTGCGGGAGCTGTTCGCGGCGGGGGAGATGTCCGGCGAGGCCGCGCAGCTGCTCACCGAGCGGTCCGGCGGCTCCGACCTCGGCGCGCTGGAGTCGACCGCGTCCCGGGACGGGGACGCCTGGCGGCTCAACGGGCTCAAGTGGTTCGCGTCCAACGCCAACGGCTCGGCGTTCGTGGTGCTGGCCAAGTCCGAGGGCGCCGCCGACGGGGTGCGGGGCATCGCGCCGTTCCTCGTCCTCAAGGAACGGCGGGACGGCTCGCGCAACGGCGTCAGGATCCGGCGCCTCAAGGACAAGCTCGGCACCCGGTCGGTCGCCTCGGCGGAGATCGAGTTCACCGACGCGGAGGCGTTCCTGCTGGCGCCGCCGTCCAGCGCGGGGCAGGGCGGCGACGGCAGGGGCCTCGCGCGGATGATGGAGCTGACGAACGGCGCCCGCCTCGGCATCGCGATGATGGGCCTCGGCTGCGCGCGCCGGTCCCTGGTCGAGTCGCTCTGCTACGCGGGCGCGCGCGAGGCGTTCGGCGCGCCGCTGGCCGAGCAGCCGCTGATGCGGCGCAAGCTCGCCGAGATGATCGTGGAGACCGAGGCCGTCCAGGCGCTCGTGTTCGACGGGTACCTCGGGCGCCCGCGGCTGCGCGTCGGCGCGGCGCTGATCAAGCTGAGGGCGGCCCGGCTCGGCGTGACCGCCGCGAGCGACGCCATCGAGATCCACGGCGGCAACGGCTACATCGAGCAGTGGCCGGTGGCGCGGATCCTGCGGGACGCGCAGGTCAACCCCATCTGGGAGGGCGGCGACAACATCCTGTGCCTGGACGTCCGCCGCGCCATCGAGCGCCAGGACGCCCACGAACCGTTCCTCGACCGGCTCACCGAGGCCGTCCGGCAGGCCCCGCCCGGGGACGACGCGACCGCCGAGCTGGTGGGCGAGCGCATCGGGCACCTGCGCGAGGCCATCGAGACGTGGCGGAAGCTCGACCGGACCGTGGCCGAGGCGAGGCTCTTCCCGCTGGCCCAGTACATGGCCGACGTGTACGCGGCGGCGCTGCTGCTGGAGCAGGCGGGGTGGGAGCGCGGCGACTCGGGCGGTGACCGCAAGGCGCTCGTCGCCCGGCTGTACGCGCGCGCCCGGCTGGCCGATCCCGGTCCGCTGCGCGGGATCGACGGCCCGGCCGAGGAGCTCGAACGCTTCGAGGAGCTGGTGGACGGCGCCTTCGCCGCCGGTTAG
- a CDS encoding PaaX family transcriptional regulator C-terminal domain-containing protein, whose amino-acid sequence MDNLEIRPLTARSVVLSTLLGVHPPRLPARHLVRVGDLFGIAEGTIRVALSRMVAAGDLVHSGGAYALTERLLERQARQDESRLPPTVPWDGTWEIAVITAERRPAADRAALRQAMSALRLAELREGTWLRPANLTRTRPDTVVRQCTFLSGRPEEDPVALAASLWDLRGWASKARRLGEALNCATAIAERFTLAAAVLRHLVDDPLLPPSLLPRDWPGPGLREDYERFKTDFEQLLTNHVLL is encoded by the coding sequence ATGGACAACCTGGAGATACGCCCGCTCACCGCACGTTCTGTGGTCCTCAGCACCCTGCTGGGCGTGCACCCGCCCCGGCTCCCCGCGCGCCACCTCGTCCGCGTCGGCGACCTCTTCGGCATCGCGGAGGGGACGATCCGGGTCGCGCTCTCCCGCATGGTCGCCGCCGGCGACCTCGTCCACTCCGGCGGCGCCTACGCGCTCACCGAACGCCTCCTCGAGCGCCAGGCCCGGCAGGACGAGAGCCGCCTCCCCCCGACCGTGCCCTGGGACGGCACCTGGGAGATCGCCGTCATCACCGCCGAGCGCCGTCCCGCCGCCGACCGCGCCGCGCTCCGCCAGGCCATGTCCGCGCTGCGCCTCGCCGAACTCCGCGAAGGCACCTGGCTGCGTCCCGCCAACCTGACCCGCACGCGCCCCGACACCGTCGTCCGGCAGTGCACGTTCCTCTCGGGCCGCCCCGAGGAGGACCCCGTCGCCCTCGCCGCCTCCCTCTGGGACCTCCGGGGCTGGGCGTCCAAGGCGCGCCGCCTCGGCGAGGCGCTGAACTGCGCGACCGCGATCGCCGAGCGGTTCACGCTCGCCGCCGCCGTCCTGCGGCACCTCGTGGACGACCCGCTGCTGCCGCCCTCCCTCCTCCCGCGGGACTGGCCGGGGCCCGGCCTCCGCGAGGACTACGAGCGCTTCAAGACCGACTTCGAGCAGCTCCTCACCAACCACGTCCTCCTCTGA
- a CDS encoding lysophospholipid acyltransferase family protein, with amino-acid sequence MIYGVFSRTAGAVLRLLLRPRVEGRENVPARGPFILAANHLSFVDSFALSPVIGRRVAYLTRAEYFELPGPAGRAVRWGLVRLGNVPIRRGPTRAAVRALERIAVHLDEGRGVGIYPEGSRSPDGRIYRGRTGVAWLALASGAPVVPVAIGDTDRILPLGARVPRLHVRPTIRIGEPMDFSRYRDLPPGRARRVITDEVMDAICKLSDREWAGVYNPRADDE; translated from the coding sequence GTGATCTACGGTGTCTTCTCGCGCACGGCGGGTGCCGTGCTCCGGTTGCTGCTGCGCCCGAGGGTCGAGGGCCGGGAGAACGTCCCGGCGCGGGGCCCCTTCATCCTGGCCGCCAACCACCTGTCCTTCGTCGACAGCTTCGCGCTGTCGCCCGTCATCGGGCGCCGGGTCGCCTACCTGACCCGGGCGGAGTACTTCGAGCTCCCCGGTCCCGCCGGCCGCGCGGTCCGGTGGGGGCTGGTCAGGCTCGGGAACGTTCCGATCAGGCGCGGTCCCACCCGCGCGGCGGTCCGCGCGCTGGAGCGGATCGCGGTGCACCTGGACGAGGGCCGCGGCGTGGGGATCTACCCGGAGGGCAGCCGCTCCCCGGACGGCCGCATCTACCGGGGCCGGACCGGCGTCGCGTGGCTGGCGCTGGCCTCCGGCGCCCCGGTCGTCCCGGTCGCGATCGGCGACACCGACCGCATCCTGCCGCTCGGCGCGCGTGTTCCGCGCCTGCACGTCCGCCCGACGATCCGGATCGGCGAGCCGATGGACTTCAGCCGGTACCGCGACCTGCCGCCCGGCCGCGCCCGCCGCGTCATCACCGACGAGGTCATGGACGCGATCTGCAAGCTGTCCGACCGCGAGTGGGCGGGCGTCTACAACCCCCGCGCCGACGACGAGTGA
- a CDS encoding response regulator transcription factor, with product MAGVDGELPRAPAEAPAEAIRILLAEDVALLRGALTGLLDLEPDMEVVAEIENGDAIVREALRHRPDVAVLDVDLPGVDGVTAAAELHERLPECRVLILTGLGRPGDLRRALDAHADGFVLKDVPPAELAAAIRRVAAGEQVVDPQLALVALRQPESPLTPREAQVLRLASEGADVDDIALALNLTVGTVRNYLANCITKLNARNRIDAVRIAGEFGWV from the coding sequence ATGGCGGGCGTGGACGGTGAGCTCCCGCGGGCGCCGGCCGAGGCCCCGGCGGAGGCGATCCGCATCCTGCTGGCCGAGGACGTCGCCCTCCTGCGCGGCGCGCTGACCGGCCTGCTGGACCTGGAGCCCGACATGGAGGTCGTGGCCGAGATCGAGAACGGCGACGCGATCGTGCGGGAGGCGCTGCGCCACCGGCCGGACGTCGCGGTCCTGGACGTCGACCTCCCCGGCGTCGACGGCGTCACCGCCGCGGCGGAGCTGCACGAGCGGCTGCCCGAGTGCCGGGTGCTGATCCTGACGGGGCTCGGCCGGCCCGGCGACCTGCGGCGGGCGCTGGACGCGCACGCCGACGGCTTCGTCCTCAAGGACGTGCCGCCCGCGGAGCTGGCCGCCGCGATCCGCCGGGTCGCGGCGGGCGAGCAGGTCGTCGACCCGCAGCTCGCGCTGGTCGCGCTGCGCCAGCCGGAGAGCCCGCTGACGCCGCGGGAGGCGCAGGTGCTGCGGCTGGCGTCGGAGGGGGCCGACGTCGACGACATCGCGCTCGCGCTCAACCTCACGGTCGGGACCGTCCGCAACTACCTGGCGAACTGCATCACGAAGCTGAACGCGCGCAACCGGATCGACGCGGTGCGGATCGCCGGCGAGTTCGGCTGGGTCTGA
- a CDS encoding helix-turn-helix transcriptional regulator — MVGQSLCGRVAEVSEIEHLVRRAKEGAGGGALILRGEAGIGKTALLDHAADRAAGMRVLRGSGVEGEADVPFAALHLLLGDLVDAAGLSGPADRAGRAAPADPADPADPAGPAGRLPGPQAAALGAALGLGRPDPADRLLVGLALLTLLGGPGAGAPALVLVDDAQWLDRESADALLFAARRASARGIAFLFAVRDGAAWPRTGLPELHLTGLPPDDARRLLERRGTPADRIDRVIGRARGNPLALIEFASAESELLARAPAEFARAVRGLPEPARTLLAAAAADETGGPDVVVRAAGHLGIPFGALEPAEDAGLVSVTRTAVGFPHPLARAAAYQGVPVTRRIAVHRALAEAHARAGDAERRVRHLAAAALGTDEAVAAELEEAADGVAPPVAAFACERAARLAGDPEVRARRLVAAAEAELAGGRPGRARALADEAARAHHAPEAARTASRTRARIDLVRAGLELEHGVPQAAGRMLLERAAACDDPAVRAELLEAAAFHAWTCGDAETAARAVKFRGECADAGAGGPVLVAAVSALLDADVAAARRVLAERPGGVADERLRLLSAEAALLAGDDTAAAEQSAQLVAHLRERGRTALVPRALGVQAWSRLLHGAHDDARNLTREALELAERIGQRRQAAALRAIGAQQAAIEGDEARCRALPADGPAGDALGLLHLGLGRPDDALEHLQDAHRDAPAHSPQVVLALADTVEAAAAAGRPAAAGAAMARLEAFARTAGMPWADGVAARCRALLAADDAEAERHFALALAAHRRGGGRPFERARTDLLFGEWLRRSRRRARARTRLGAALEVFERLGAVPWAERARGELRAAGQGVRTGDGDPRDRLTAQELQVVRLAMTGATNRQIAARLRLSHRTVAYHLYKAFPKLGVASRAELHRCVPAAEAGAGRPA, encoded by the coding sequence ATGGTGGGGCAGTCGCTGTGCGGGCGTGTGGCCGAGGTCTCCGAGATCGAACACCTGGTGCGGCGGGCGAAGGAGGGCGCCGGCGGCGGAGCCCTGATCCTGCGCGGCGAGGCCGGGATCGGCAAGACCGCGCTCCTCGACCACGCCGCGGACCGCGCGGCCGGGATGCGCGTCCTGCGCGGGAGCGGCGTCGAGGGCGAGGCCGACGTCCCCTTCGCGGCCCTGCACCTCCTGCTCGGCGACCTCGTCGACGCCGCCGGACTCTCCGGGCCCGCCGACCGCGCCGGACGCGCCGCCCCGGCCGATCCCGCCGATCCCGCCGATCCCGCCGGTCCGGCGGGGCGGCTGCCCGGCCCGCAGGCGGCGGCGCTCGGCGCGGCGCTCGGCCTCGGCCGGCCGGACCCCGCCGACCGGCTCCTGGTCGGGCTCGCGCTGCTGACGCTGCTCGGCGGGCCGGGGGCGGGCGCTCCGGCGCTCGTCCTGGTCGACGACGCGCAGTGGCTCGACCGGGAGTCGGCGGACGCGCTGCTGTTCGCCGCCCGCCGCGCCTCCGCCCGCGGCATCGCGTTCCTGTTCGCGGTGCGCGACGGCGCGGCGTGGCCCCGGACCGGCCTCCCCGAGCTTCACCTGACCGGCCTCCCCCCCGACGACGCGCGGCGCCTCCTGGAACGGCGCGGCACCCCGGCCGACCGGATCGACCGCGTGATCGGGCGGGCGCGGGGCAATCCCCTCGCCCTCATCGAGTTCGCGTCCGCCGAGTCGGAGCTCCTCGCGCGCGCCCCCGCGGAGTTCGCGCGGGCCGTCCGCGGCCTGCCCGAACCGGCGCGGACGCTGCTCGCCGCCGCGGCCGCCGACGAGACAGGCGGGCCCGACGTCGTGGTCCGCGCGGCCGGGCACCTCGGAATCCCGTTCGGGGCGCTGGAGCCGGCCGAGGACGCCGGACTCGTGTCCGTCACCCGCACCGCCGTCGGCTTCCCGCATCCGCTGGCGCGCGCCGCCGCGTACCAGGGCGTCCCGGTCACGCGGCGGATCGCGGTCCACCGGGCGCTCGCCGAGGCGCACGCACGGGCGGGCGACGCGGAACGCCGGGTCCGGCACCTGGCCGCCGCCGCCCTGGGGACGGACGAAGCGGTCGCCGCGGAGCTGGAGGAGGCGGCGGACGGCGTCGCCCCGCCCGTCGCGGCCTTCGCCTGCGAGCGTGCGGCCCGGCTCGCCGGGGATCCGGAGGTGCGGGCCCGGCGGCTGGTCGCGGCGGCCGAGGCCGAGCTGGCGGGCGGGCGCCCCGGCCGGGCCCGGGCGCTGGCCGACGAGGCGGCGCGGGCGCACCACGCCCCGGAGGCGGCGCGGACGGCATCGCGGACCCGAGCGCGGATCGACCTCGTGCGGGCCGGCCTGGAACTGGAGCACGGCGTCCCGCAGGCGGCCGGGCGCATGCTGCTGGAACGCGCCGCGGCGTGCGACGACCCGGCCGTCCGCGCGGAGCTGCTCGAAGCGGCCGCCTTCCACGCCTGGACCTGCGGCGACGCGGAGACCGCCGCCCGCGCCGTCAAGTTCCGGGGAGAATGCGCGGACGCGGGCGCCGGCGGGCCGGTCCTGGTCGCGGCGGTGTCGGCGCTGCTCGACGCCGATGTGGCGGCCGCCCGCCGGGTCCTGGCCGAGCGTCCCGGCGGCGTCGCGGACGAGCGGCTGCGGCTGCTGTCCGCCGAGGCCGCGCTGCTGGCCGGCGACGACACGGCGGCGGCCGAGCAGTCGGCGCAGCTCGTCGCGCACCTGCGGGAACGGGGGCGGACGGCCCTCGTGCCGCGCGCCCTCGGCGTCCAGGCGTGGTCGCGGCTGCTCCACGGCGCGCACGACGACGCGCGGAACCTGACCCGCGAGGCGCTGGAGCTCGCGGAGCGGATCGGGCAGCGCCGCCAGGCCGCCGCGCTCCGCGCGATCGGGGCGCAGCAGGCGGCGATCGAGGGCGACGAGGCCCGCTGCCGCGCGCTGCCGGCCGACGGGCCCGCCGGGGACGCGCTCGGACTGCTTCACCTCGGCCTGGGCCGTCCCGACGACGCGCTGGAGCACCTCCAGGACGCGCACCGGGACGCGCCGGCACACTCCCCGCAGGTGGTCCTGGCCCTCGCGGACACCGTCGAGGCGGCGGCCGCGGCGGGCCGTCCCGCCGCGGCCGGCGCGGCGATGGCGCGGCTGGAGGCGTTCGCCCGCACCGCCGGGATGCCGTGGGCGGACGGCGTCGCCGCACGCTGCCGCGCCCTGCTGGCCGCGGACGACGCCGAGGCCGAGCGGCACTTCGCGCTGGCGCTGGCGGCGCACCGGCGGGGCGGCGGGCGGCCGTTCGAGCGGGCGCGCACGGACCTGCTGTTCGGGGAGTGGCTGCGCCGGTCCCGGCGCCGCGCGCGGGCCCGGACCCGGCTCGGCGCCGCGCTGGAGGTCTTCGAGCGGCTCGGCGCGGTCCCGTGGGCGGAGCGGGCCCGCGGGGAGCTGCGCGCCGCCGGCCAGGGCGTGCGGACCGGGGACGGCGATCCGCGCGACCGGCTGACCGCGCAGGAGCTCCAGGTCGTGCGGCTGGCGATGACCGGCGCGACCAACCGGCAGATCGCGGCGCGGCTGCGGCTCAGCCACCGCACGGTCGCCTACCACCTGTACAAGGCGTTCCCGAAGCTGGGCGTCGCCTCGCGCGCGGAGCTGCACCGGTGCGTCCCGGCGGCCGAGGCCGGCGCCGGCCGTCCCGCCTGA